The following proteins come from a genomic window of bacterium:
- a CDS encoding DEAD/DEAH box helicase family protein: MPNQNPEQIARDKIDAMLVQSGWKVQDRKALNFNVGLGIAVREYPTDIGPVDYVLFVERKPVGVIEAKREEEGHRLTVHEAQAEAYALAQLKYVNNEPLKYVYESTGEITRFTDFNDPKPRARQTFSFQRPETFKEWMSIAQNLRARLHDIPVLDEKGLRDCQINAIKNLEKSFKENYPRALIQMATGSGKTYTAITFIYRLLKFAKAKRVLFLVDTRNLGKQAEQELMAYTPADDNRKFTELYNVQRLKSSYVSKDAQVCISTIQRLYSILKGEELDEAAEETNPNEVWQPKAPMPVVYNEKIPLEFFDFIVIDECHRSIYNLWQQVLDYFDAFLIGLTATPDKRTFGFFKENIVSEYSHEQAVADLVNVPYDVFTIETEITKQGSQISAKEYVDVRERLTRKKRWEQLDEEVKYGGQQLDRDVVNPSQIRNVIKAFKNKLPEIFPGRKEVPKTLIFAKTDSHADDIIEIVREEFAEGNDFCKKITYKAEEDGDTLLAQFRNSYNPRIAVTVDMIATGTDVKPLECLLFMRDVRSANYFEQMKGRGTRTLGLDDLKKVTPSAKYEKDHFVIVDAVGVAKSVKTDSRPLERKSSVPLKDLLNAVLMGAKDEDTFLSLANRLTRMDRQIKDKERQKIKELSGGMPLGAIVTGLLDAHNPDLIEEKAKQLFPDADVPQDEKLKRAQEDLAKQASHVFNGPLNEYIETVRRALEQIIDTVNIDRVTFAGWDKQAVEQAEAIVKDFKEFIEANKDEIKALSIFYNQPYRRREITYRMIKEVIDILREKKPALAPLRVWEAYAHFEKSNAGSPKSELTALVGLIRRIVGIDKGLTDYDTIARRNFRDWVVRAQSGHKHFNQEQMEWLYMIRDHIATSFHIEYDDFDLAPFGERGGLGKFHELFGDGTERLINELNEVLVA, encoded by the coding sequence ATGCCAAATCAAAATCCTGAACAAATAGCGCGCGACAAAATCGATGCCATGCTGGTTCAATCCGGGTGGAAGGTTCAAGACCGTAAGGCATTGAATTTCAACGTCGGTCTCGGCATTGCTGTTCGGGAATATCCCACTGATATCGGGCCGGTTGATTATGTCCTTTTTGTAGAGCGCAAGCCGGTCGGCGTCATAGAGGCCAAGCGTGAGGAAGAAGGACACCGTTTGACTGTCCATGAGGCACAGGCAGAGGCGTATGCGCTGGCACAGCTTAAGTATGTCAACAATGAGCCGCTTAAATATGTTTACGAAAGCACAGGCGAGATAACCCGCTTTACCGACTTTAATGATCCCAAGCCTCGCGCGCGCCAAACCTTTTCTTTTCAAAGGCCGGAAACATTTAAAGAGTGGATGTCCATTGCGCAGAATCTTAGGGCAAGGTTGCATGATATTCCCGTCCTTGATGAAAAAGGATTAAGAGATTGCCAGATTAACGCCATTAAGAATCTTGAGAAATCGTTCAAAGAAAACTATCCCCGGGCGCTTATTCAAATGGCCACCGGAAGCGGCAAAACATATACAGCCATTACTTTTATTTACCGCTTGCTTAAATTCGCCAAAGCCAAGAGAGTGCTTTTCCTTGTTGATACGAGAAATCTCGGGAAACAGGCCGAGCAGGAGCTGATGGCCTATACACCAGCAGATGATAACCGTAAATTCACCGAGCTTTATAATGTCCAGCGGCTCAAGTCGAGCTATGTTTCAAAAGACGCGCAAGTCTGTATCAGCACGATTCAGAGGCTTTATTCTATCCTCAAAGGTGAAGAGCTCGATGAAGCGGCGGAGGAGACCAATCCGAACGAAGTGTGGCAACCTAAAGCACCTATGCCTGTGGTTTACAACGAGAAGATTCCTCTCGAGTTTTTTGATTTCATTGTCATTGATGAATGCCACCGGTCAATTTATAACCTTTGGCAACAGGTGCTTGATTATTTTGACGCATTCCTGATCGGGCTGACGGCCACCCCCGATAAGCGGACATTCGGATTTTTCAAAGAAAATATCGTCAGTGAATATTCACATGAGCAGGCGGTCGCGGATCTTGTTAATGTGCCTTATGACGTCTTTACTATCGAGACAGAAATCACAAAACAGGGGTCGCAAATTTCCGCCAAGGAATATGTCGATGTGCGGGAGCGTTTAACGCGTAAGAAACGCTGGGAACAACTGGATGAAGAAGTCAAATATGGCGGTCAGCAATTAGATCGGGATGTTGTTAACCCCAGTCAGATTCGTAATGTCATTAAAGCTTTCAAGAATAAACTTCCGGAAATATTCCCCGGTCGCAAGGAAGTGCCCAAGACTTTAATCTTTGCCAAAACAGACAGCCATGCCGATGACATCATCGAGATTGTGCGTGAGGAATTTGCTGAAGGAAATGATTTCTGCAAGAAGATCACTTATAAAGCAGAGGAGGACGGGGACACTTTACTTGCGCAGTTTAGAAACTCATACAATCCGCGCATTGCCGTGACAGTCGATATGATCGCCACCGGCACAGACGTGAAGCCCTTGGAGTGTCTGCTTTTTATGCGCGATGTGCGCTCGGCCAATTATTTTGAACAGATGAAAGGCCGCGGCACAAGGACTCTGGGTCTCGATGATTTAAAGAAAGTCACACCATCGGCGAAATACGAAAAAGACCACTTTGTCATTGTCGATGCTGTCGGGGTTGCAAAGTCAGTTAAAACCGACAGCCGTCCGCTGGAACGCAAAAGCTCTGTGCCACTTAAAGACTTGTTGAATGCCGTCTTGATGGGGGCGAAGGATGAGGATACTTTTCTGTCTTTGGCAAATCGTTTGACGCGCATGGATCGGCAAATTAAGGATAAAGAACGCCAGAAGATCAAGGAATTGTCCGGAGGTATGCCGCTGGGAGCAATTGTAACCGGCCTTCTGGACGCGCACAATCCTGACCTGATAGAGGAAAAGGCAAAGCAACTGTTTCCGGATGCAGACGTTCCTCAAGACGAGAAACTGAAACGTGCGCAGGAAGATTTGGCAAAGCAGGCAAGCCATGTCTTTAACGGGCCTTTAAACGAGTATATTGAAACAGTTCGCAGGGCACTTGAACAGATCATTGATACGGTCAACATTGACCGGGTGACTTTCGCAGGATGGGACAAGCAGGCGGTTGAGCAGGCTGAGGCAATAGTCAAAGACTTCAAGGAGTTTATTGAAGCCAATAAAGATGAGATCAAGGCTCTTTCTATTTTTTACAACCAGCCGTACCGCAGGCGTGAAATTACCTATCGCATGATCAAGGAGGTCATAGACATACTCCGCGAAAAGAAACCAGCTCTTGCACCCCTTAGGGTATGGGAAGCTTATGCTCATTTTGAAAAAAGTAACGCGGGTAGCCCAAAGAGTGAGTTGACCGCGCTTGTCGGACTTATCCGGCGAATTGTCGGGATAGATAAAGGATTGACGGATTATGACACGATCGCGCGCAGGAATTTTCGCGACTGGGTTGTGCGCGCGCAGTCCGGGCATAAACATTTCAATCAGGAGCAGATGGAGTGGCTTTATATGATTCGTGATCACATAGCAACGTCATTTCATATCGAGTACGATGATTTTGACCTTGCGCCTTTTGGCGAGCGCGGCGGGCTGGGTAAATTCCATGAACTGTTTGGTGATGGCACCGAAAGGCTGATCAATGAATTGAACGAAGTGCTGGTGGCATAA
- the radC gene encoding DNA repair protein RadC, producing the protein MKGIKSWPEDDRPREKLLKKGAGALSNSELLAILLRTGTQGTSAIDLARKILKKFSTFRNMAHTDARDWKEFKGLGGAKIAHIQAALEIGRRYRQDDVSTGKQKIASAKDVVDIVMPQLRDLKTEVFKVVYLDSNNRIIDILDASVGTVDQAFPIVREIIHSALQKFAKSIVCVHNHPSANITPSTQDKKFTKELSDAGKLMQIKILDHVIVGDNQYYSFADEGLVE; encoded by the coding sequence ATGAAAGGGATTAAATCATGGCCGGAGGATGACAGGCCGAGAGAGAAACTCCTCAAGAAGGGTGCGGGGGCTTTGAGTAATTCGGAGCTTCTGGCCATTCTTCTTCGCACCGGCACGCAGGGCACCAGCGCCATTGACCTCGCCCGTAAAATCTTAAAGAAATTCAGCACATTCCGCAATATGGCTCACACCGACGCCCGGGACTGGAAAGAGTTCAAGGGCTTAGGCGGGGCCAAGATCGCCCATATTCAAGCCGCGCTTGAAATCGGGCGGCGCTATCGACAGGACGATGTGTCCACCGGGAAGCAGAAGATCGCCTCTGCCAAGGATGTCGTGGATATCGTCATGCCTCAGCTTCGCGATCTTAAGACAGAGGTGTTTAAGGTTGTCTATCTTGACAGCAACAACCGCATTATCGATATTTTAGACGCTTCGGTCGGCACCGTTGATCAGGCGTTTCCGATTGTTCGTGAAATCATCCACTCCGCATTGCAGAAATTCGCCAAGTCGATTGTTTGCGTTCATAACCATCCCAGCGCAAATATAACGCCAAGCACGCAGGACAAGAAATTCACTAAAGAATTGAGCGATGCGGGGAAATTGATGCAAATCAAGATCCTTGATCATGTCATTGTCGGAGATAACCAATATTACAGTTTCGCAGACGAAGGGTTAGTGGAGTAA